The Juglans regia cultivar Chandler chromosome 6, Walnut 2.0, whole genome shotgun sequence genome contains the following window.
caccagtggacgtaggctcattttgagtcgaaccacttaattcttggtgttctttctgtgtgattgtcatcttttctttcgtttagttccgctactatacttcgagttagtcttagatatacagttattcccaacagtgaCTTTCTCCTAATTACAAGAAGTTTATGGTGTAGCCCATGGATCTTAATTGCAAATTCTGCTCAGAATGTTGTTTGAATTCCAATTTATGGATGGTTGTGGCCCATGAACTCTGCCTCAATTAATACTTCTTCTCCCCACAAACCAGGGGTAGAGGTGGTTATGGATTCATGAGTCATTACCTGTGTTTGAGACTTGTTAATATGTCCTACGCATACCTGAACTTTCCGATCAATCCATTCCCTATTTCAGGGGCATCTCTTTGTTAGGTAGGACCTGGGATCACTAATCAGTCGAATGAGTCCATccctaaataaaataagttaaagaaTCAATGTTCCAAGCTGCTTTCTCATTATATCTAAATTAATGTAGGCTAGTCTATTCCTTGATGGATAAGAATTCATCTATGGTACTTTCCTTTTTCTAGttctttttgttgtttgtcTTGTTTACTTTACCATGTGGAAATTTTAATTGTGAATGTTTGTACTacagcgtgtgtgtgtgtgtgtgtgtgtgtgtgtgtgtgtgtgtattgttttgtaaattatcTGGAGACTTTTAGGGTGGGGAGCATGGGATCTTGTCCAATGATAGTTATCCTTTAACGTACTTTCCTGGTTATATCTCTTTTGCttagtttcatttattttgtagGTGATGCTGATAGCAAGGGCAATATCAGAAAGGACGAACTCTATCAGGCTTGTGCAATTCTCAAGGTGATGTGCTGTGTATCACAAAAGCGATGCTATTTTCAAATTCACttagaatttaatataaaattctagTTCCAGAAAAGAGTAGAGTGTTAATATAATGTTTAGAGCTAAACCCCAATCTCCCATCACATGCATGTCAagctaatatttaatttactttGATGGTGCCAACTTACTGTGGTATTCCTATAAGTCAGTCATATCAAGGATTATTAAGCAGAAAAAGTGAGgattattttcttctatatctagcaaaaatatttcattccctCTTCAATAACCTTTTATCTTGAGGATGGCAAATAAAGCAACGaattatcaaaacaaaagagaatgTTGCCAGTCAAAGAATTTCATCTAGGCATTGGTTTTGATTGCATATCCTCTAAAACTTCAAATGCAGGTTCCACTTCAACAAGTGAAGATTATGGACCATCCAGATTTGCAGGTTGGTTATATTTCAATAACATTTTGGAAGAACCTTTAAGTCTCTGTCATGTTTGAAATATTGTTTGAGTCACAGCTATAATCTGACATGGTGTCATTTTTAGGATGGTTTTGGCAGGGTTTGGAACCATACTTTACTGGCTAAGATTATTGAAGGGGAAATTATGAGTTATGGCATTGACTCGGTGAGATTGTTATCCCTATTACTGGTTAACTTTCTCCTTTcttcatttcttatttatttatggatgAGTTCCtttcttcatttaattttttatctcaaagatttttctttttaattcttgtCACAAATTAGTGTTTATGTACACTAAGATCCCATTTTTCACGTGGGCTTTTCTCAGATTATTACTTTCGATAACTATGGTGTGTCGGGTCATTGTAATCATCGTGATGTGCATTATGGGGTATGGtaagttgaattaagattgtcGTATTTACAGTATATCAACTTTTCCGTAACCGCAAGAAATTTCCAAATTGTAGCCTTTATATCTTAGAAAAAATTATCGTAGTTTCTTGTGAGTCCTATTAGGTACCAGTTCCTAAATACATTTTCTGTAAGTCCGTTTGTCTACCTATTTTAATGAGTCATTGTGTGCCCACCCTAAATTTAGGctttatttggatgttgagctaagTTTAgctgaattgagttttttataaatagtaataagttgagtAGTTGAGGGAGTTATGTGGaacccatctaaactgagttaaagtgtgtttggatgttaagatgagtttagtattttttatgggaaattgaaaaagattgtgggtcccacgtataaaaatgttttaagttgaaaaaaattataggtcccatgtgtaagaaggttttgagttggaatGAGTTTActagtttagtaatttaagagtttGGTCattggtgtttggatattagactcAGATTAAAGTTAGACTAAACTCAACTGAGCTGAGTTTGGGAACCAAACGCAGCAAGcccttgtttggattcgaaactcaccttaactcatctcatcttatcttataattacaactttctcaaattcccacacaaaatataataaacaattcaactttttcaaatctcaaaataataatgatattaaaaataatattctaataatattttattcaactcatctcaacgcatctctgaatccaaacggggtTAGTATTAGCAAAGTACCATTTACAGTAGGGCAGTGTTGATGCTTATGTTACTGTCAcgtttttacaatatattttgagattttttttcttcattgtgtCAGCAAGTTCTTGCATAATGGTCCAGGAAATAAAATCGATGCCTGGGAACTTGTATGTTTTCTTCCTTCACCTTTATTCTCTGGTATAATGTttgatatcattttaaaaaacaacttaCTTTTTTCAGGCATCTTGTTCAGAACATCACAATTCTTGTGGTTTTTTAATTCATTGTCCTCAGGTCAGTACCAACATTTTGCGCAAGTATAGTGGACCACTTGATATCTGGTTGTCGATCATCCATGTCATGCAACACTCGGGTGAAGTGATGCATTTCTTGCTAAATGAACAACCCCAGAAGAGCTTCCTCGCAATGGCACAACACTCAAGCCAATGGGTTTGGTATTTATTCTGTCCCTTTTCTTCCATTGAAAGTAAGAGAAGACCTTTCTTGTTAGGAGATGCACTTGTGTGCTATTTCAAATATACTGCCTTGCCTTTGATGTGAAACCGATGCCATTTTTATCAATCATAAGAAAATCCATATCTTGAATTTCTGTCTACTTTAACTGaacatattttaagttaaatatgcCAATGAACATGTTTTATTTCTCTCAAAAGATGTTCTGTCTACTTTAACTGaacatattttaagttaaatatgccaatgaacattttttatttctctcaaaAGATGATCTTCTTCTACTCTGCAGGTTTCGCAAGCTTTTTGTAGCGTTTTCCAGTTACACCTATGTGAACACGCTTAGAAAGATCAAATATATGTGACATAATTGCCTCCACCAGAACGAGATTCCTACTAGATTGCATACAATTCGCTTTCAGGATACAACAAAATCACCAATTGCAGACAACAATTCTGAAAGTTTTCCTTCAAagtttatttacaaaattgtgTATGTGGCTGAAAATAATGGGAGAATATAATGTTTAAATTAATGGGTTACATCTTCTATTTATGGAGAATGAAGTGGCACATTGTACAAATCACAACCCATAACTTGAGACTTTTCAATAGATAATTATAACGTTTCATTTAAAGAAGGGATATGCTTGATCAAGTGGATATGTGCCTCTCTTCCCAAGGGAGGTCACCGGTCCAACGTCACTTTCagttgaattaatttttaaagcATTGCTCCCAATCAAGTGCCTCTTCGGACGGGTCTAAGCCCATTGGCAGGATCTGTTCCATCCAAATCTAGCTCATGCCCTCAAAGTCAGCATACCTCTATCACTAAGCCATGCATCTGACTAGGCATAATAAAGGCACAAGAATGTATAATAAATCACATTCAATAAACCCACATATTTAATCTCATAATCTACCATAGATATAGCAATGTATAGAAGGTGTGGTGTGGTGTGGTGTGTTGGATGGGGTGTGCAAGAGAGGGAATGTGTAATGAGTCATATATTCAATAAATCCACATATTTAATCTCACAATCTagcataataaatataacaatttaTGGAAGGTATGGTATGTTGGATGAGCCGTGCCAGACATGGATAGGTGATGTGGTTTTGTGGAATTTGATTGGGGCTTCTTATGATCAAGGCGACAACACCAAAGAATGCactaaaatttataattgaatGATTGCAGATACTAGAATTTGTCCGGATGCAATTAGCTTTGTAAATACTCTTCTAGCGTGTGCTTCAGTGGACGCTTGGTCTCGGGGTAAGGTTGTTCAGAGTAGGTTCGGCGGAGGATGCTTTTGTTCTGTTTGAGAAGATGCGGGAGGAGAAGAGCAAGTTGAATGTGGTAACATGGAGTGCGGCGATTGCCGGGTAT
Protein-coding sequences here:
- the LOC109012096 gene encoding N-acetylglucosaminyl-phosphatidylinositol de-N-acetylase-like, which produces MAWMLIVGSLLLAWIASLCKIFRGSSSSFRNSFLNTGGALRKRNVLLVVAHPDDESMFFSPTISFLTSKGHNLHVLCLSMGDADSKGNIRKDELYQACAILKVPLQQVKIMDHPDLQDGFGRVWNHTLLAKIIEGEIMSYGIDSIITFDNYGVSGHCNHRDVHYGVCKFLHNGPGNKIDAWELVSTNILRKYSGPLDIWLSIIHVMQHSGEVMHFLLNEQPQKSFLAMAQHSSQWVWFRKLFVAFSSYTYVNTLRKIKYM